One window from the genome of Saccharicrinis carchari encodes:
- a CDS encoding SpoIIE family protein phosphatase, with protein MKQKKTPRFIGLRIYFTATFLYLFLVMPFIGFLLFQNLPEIISESKFSSQLINNQADTTMARLDSLRINIKIGKNGENIVGDELLIEQNVDSIVAVIEEDISRQDNSELRLKKNQNLEKFFRLYFETLILCYLLGMLFNGPFKIYLKRKRKQKKIGKRLEWYCKKFILITPLVNSLILLLPHMVSHIFAISTFLSAETGGRESDNNIFLNFFYVSAIAAFLTTLFVYFWKKNRVQLKYIEYFFNKDQLRKRIFRFRSGKIGRQLWYASIITTFFPLAIVGLYLVLSLTSVRDLGITELSNEQRIILFGNWNDTLSMVSEQNITDNEKDLYYVTAMDTIVMFFGIGSGILVSIIYIFLILRWTTRSIVYPVNELLLNMKKIRKDDSSPYTLVRTNDEVGELAEGFNIMLHKIKNYIANISQMNAELEDKVIERTKEIEEQKEEIEAQKEEITTQLEVVTDQKNIIEAQQYQILDSIRYAKRIQSAILPPDDLFKNSFTDHFILNRPRDIVSGDFYWSIKIESKIYVAVADCTGHGVPGAFLSILGISFLNEIVNMKHSRDASQILGQLRKALIFSLHQQGKEGEARDGLEVALCVLDMDNCTLQFAGANRPLYLVRKCDEKQESNGQSNNNISVFEKDEYQILKYKPDSMPIGIYYDADSPFTNIDIRIQAGDAIYLFTDGYVDQIGGPRRKTFRVKYFRELLFQIQDREMNEQKKILEQNISEWQGGLIQTDDILVIGMKI; from the coding sequence ATGAAACAAAAAAAAACACCCCGCTTCATTGGACTAAGAATTTACTTTACAGCAACATTTTTGTATTTATTTCTGGTGATGCCCTTTATTGGTTTTCTGCTATTTCAAAATTTGCCCGAAATTATTAGCGAATCCAAATTCTCCTCTCAGCTAATAAACAATCAAGCAGATACAACTATGGCCCGCTTGGATTCTCTTCGCATAAATATTAAGATTGGAAAAAATGGTGAGAATATTGTTGGCGACGAGCTTTTAATTGAGCAAAACGTAGACTCCATTGTAGCTGTAATCGAAGAAGATATTTCGAGACAGGACAATAGTGAGCTACGCTTGAAAAAAAATCAGAACCTGGAGAAATTTTTCCGATTGTATTTTGAAACACTGATACTATGTTATTTGTTGGGCATGTTGTTTAACGGGCCGTTTAAAATATATTTAAAACGAAAAAGAAAACAAAAGAAAATCGGGAAGCGGCTCGAATGGTATTGTAAAAAATTTATATTAATTACCCCCCTTGTCAATAGTCTAATTTTACTACTGCCTCATATGGTGAGCCATATATTTGCGATATCTACTTTTTTATCAGCAGAAACCGGCGGTCGTGAAAGTGACAATAATATATTTCTAAACTTTTTCTATGTATCGGCTATAGCAGCATTTCTTACCACGCTGTTTGTTTACTTCTGGAAAAAAAACAGGGTTCAGTTAAAATATATCGAGTACTTTTTTAACAAGGACCAACTCCGTAAACGGATATTCCGGTTCAGAAGCGGTAAAATAGGACGTCAGCTATGGTATGCGAGTATCATTACTACATTTTTTCCCCTGGCTATCGTTGGATTGTATCTTGTGCTGAGCCTCACATCAGTGCGTGACTTAGGAATAACGGAATTAAGCAACGAGCAAAGAATTATTTTGTTTGGCAACTGGAATGACACGCTAAGTATGGTATCGGAACAAAATATTACCGATAACGAAAAGGATTTATATTACGTTACGGCCATGGATACCATTGTTATGTTTTTCGGGATTGGCTCGGGTATCCTTGTATCAATCATCTATATTTTCCTGATTTTAAGGTGGACCACACGCAGCATTGTTTATCCGGTGAATGAACTACTGCTGAATATGAAAAAAATCCGTAAGGACGACAGTAGTCCTTATACCCTTGTACGAACCAACGACGAAGTAGGGGAGCTGGCGGAAGGCTTTAATATAATGCTTCATAAAATTAAGAACTATATAGCTAATATTTCGCAGATGAATGCCGAATTAGAAGATAAAGTGATTGAAAGAACCAAAGAAATTGAAGAACAGAAAGAGGAAATAGAAGCGCAAAAAGAAGAGATTACAACCCAACTGGAGGTGGTAACCGACCAGAAAAATATCATTGAAGCACAGCAATATCAAATTTTGGATAGTATCCGTTATGCCAAAAGAATACAGTCCGCCATATTGCCGCCTGATGATCTGTTTAAAAATTCATTTACCGATCATTTTATACTAAATCGGCCGCGCGATATTGTCAGTGGCGACTTTTATTGGAGCATAAAAATTGAAAGCAAAATATACGTAGCAGTGGCCGATTGTACCGGACACGGTGTGCCTGGGGCTTTTCTGAGTATTCTGGGCATTTCGTTTCTCAACGAAATAGTAAATATGAAACATAGTCGGGATGCCAGCCAAATATTGGGGCAATTGCGAAAGGCGCTCATCTTTTCACTGCATCAGCAAGGAAAGGAAGGAGAAGCCAGGGATGGCCTTGAAGTAGCTTTATGTGTTTTAGATATGGACAATTGTACCTTACAATTTGCCGGTGCCAACCGTCCGCTCTACCTTGTTCGAAAATGTGATGAGAAGCAGGAAAGTAATGGGCAATCAAATAATAACATATCGGTTTTTGAAAAAGATGAATATCAGATACTAAAATATAAACCGGATAGCATGCCCATTGGTATATATTACGATGCAGATTCGCCCTTTACAAATATTGATATCCGGATACAAGCCGGAGATGCTATTTATCTCTTTACGGATGGCTATGTGGATCAGATTGGAGGCCCCAGACGTAAAACCTTTCGCGTAAAATATTTCAGGGAATTATTATTTCAGATTCAGGACAGAGAAATGAATGAACAAAAGAAAATTTTGGAGCAAAATATTAGCGAGTGGCAAGGTGGTTTAATCCAAACCGACGACATCCTGGTCATTGGCATGAAAATCTGA
- a CDS encoding ATP-binding cassette domain-containing protein, producing MNENILKALIQLFALVSDIDVAVKQPDHERKFVESFLSSLLSKDLINKYLIQFDDYLKIYSSKQVGIPARKKRKREMVDAMKVMAICEQINKELEQKQKTFVLLKLLEFISLDETLTEKELDFVLSVATAFNIEETEYLNCKHFVFNTLDELPEKQNIRIFDGSNGKPNDEIKHINIGSLSGEILFLHIKSTHTFAFRYTGDQDIFLNGQNIIPKQIYIFETGSSLRSATTKTVYYTDVVKEFMNLPKEKSASLIARDIFFRFRNSENGVRLQELNIDSGQLVGIMGASGAGKSTLLNILNGNIKPQQGQVFIDGHDVYDSKDIAKNSIVGYVPQDDILFEELTVFQNLYFNAQLCLNNYSEDKRKETVDKMLLSLDLYGIKDLVVGNLLNKLISGGQRKRLNIALELIREPSVLFVDEPTSGLSSIDSEAVMNLLKEQTLKGKIVIVNIHQPSSDIFKMFDRMLFLDKGGYLIYSGNPIDAISYFKSKSNFINAKVEQCGECGNVNPEQLLQIIESRIVNEYGKLTRTRKITPKEWYDVFHQSHKQTSIPVRQKNKSTQGMFSIPTKLAQFKIFLHRDVLTKLSNKQYLLISLLEAPILAILLGFFTKYISGNGGNPDAYVFMENNNIPAYIFMAVVVALFLGLSLSAEEIIKDRKHLKRESFLGLSQKSYLHSKIGLLFFMSAIQMLSFVLIANYILEIKGMTFHYWLMLFSTSCLANLLGLNLSSALNSAITIYILIPFILVPQLLFSGVIVRYQELHKSITSQVYVPLIGDLMTSRWAYEALVVHQHNANEFQKHFADMEQEKSSASYYKDYLIPELLLSLRYCSEKLKNADRAGDFDLNIDLINNGIKKLTLNTGLSFTHLAKLNKAELSIEVLNDTKAYLKRAKQELMNRRNDAAKRKDIKYHQLVSALGGEDAFYLFRQQYHNKRLDELVTNKEGVEKIIRVGEQFVQLKDPIYKSPDSNCGRAHFYSSYKRLGNWQIPTYWFNLMFIWLSSLVLYLALIAKVLNKLINGKRK from the coding sequence ATGAACGAAAATATATTAAAGGCTTTAATTCAGTTGTTTGCCTTGGTATCGGACATTGATGTAGCTGTAAAACAGCCTGACCATGAAAGGAAATTTGTGGAATCGTTCCTGAGCAGCCTGTTAAGTAAAGACCTAATAAACAAATATTTAATCCAGTTTGACGACTATCTGAAAATCTACTCTTCTAAGCAGGTTGGCATCCCGGCACGAAAAAAAAGAAAACGGGAAATGGTAGATGCCATGAAGGTGATGGCTATTTGCGAGCAGATAAATAAGGAATTGGAGCAAAAGCAAAAAACTTTTGTGCTGCTAAAATTGCTGGAATTTATCTCGCTGGATGAAACACTTACCGAAAAAGAATTGGACTTTGTATTATCGGTAGCAACCGCATTTAATATTGAAGAAACGGAATATTTAAATTGCAAGCACTTTGTTTTTAACACCTTAGATGAGCTACCTGAAAAGCAGAATATCCGTATTTTTGATGGTAGTAATGGCAAACCCAACGATGAAATTAAACACATCAACATTGGAAGTCTTTCTGGCGAGATACTCTTTTTGCACATCAAAAGCACCCATACCTTTGCATTTCGATATACCGGTGATCAGGATATTTTTTTAAACGGACAAAATATCATCCCCAAACAGATTTACATTTTCGAAACAGGGTCGTCCTTGCGCAGTGCAACCACTAAAACAGTGTACTATACTGATGTTGTTAAAGAGTTTATGAACCTGCCCAAGGAAAAAAGCGCTTCGTTAATTGCCAGAGATATTTTTTTTAGGTTTAGAAATAGTGAGAATGGCGTCCGTTTACAAGAGCTGAACATCGATTCAGGGCAACTGGTGGGAATAATGGGGGCAAGTGGAGCAGGAAAATCGACACTGCTTAATATTTTAAACGGAAACATAAAACCCCAACAAGGGCAAGTATTTATCGACGGCCATGATGTATATGATAGTAAAGATATTGCAAAAAATAGTATTGTAGGTTATGTACCGCAGGATGATATACTGTTTGAAGAACTGACCGTATTTCAGAATCTTTATTTTAACGCACAATTGTGCTTGAATAACTATTCGGAAGATAAAAGAAAAGAGACCGTAGATAAAATGCTGCTCAGCCTGGATTTATATGGCATTAAAGATTTGGTGGTGGGCAACCTGCTAAACAAATTGATAAGCGGTGGCCAGCGTAAACGATTAAACATAGCACTCGAATTGATACGCGAACCCTCCGTGCTTTTTGTGGATGAACCTACATCGGGTTTATCTTCTATTGACTCGGAGGCGGTTATGAATCTGTTAAAGGAGCAAACGCTAAAAGGCAAAATAGTGATTGTAAATATTCATCAGCCATCCTCCGACATCTTTAAAATGTTCGACAGAATGCTCTTCCTCGATAAAGGGGGTTATTTGATTTATTCGGGCAACCCTATTGATGCGATCAGCTATTTTAAATCAAAGAGTAATTTTATCAATGCCAAAGTGGAGCAATGCGGCGAGTGTGGTAACGTTAATCCCGAGCAACTATTGCAGATTATCGAATCCAGAATAGTAAATGAATATGGTAAGCTTACCCGGACAAGAAAAATTACGCCTAAAGAATGGTATGATGTTTTTCATCAATCACATAAACAAACATCCATTCCTGTTCGGCAAAAAAATAAATCTACCCAGGGTATGTTTAGCATCCCTACAAAATTAGCGCAATTTAAAATTTTTCTTCATCGCGATGTGCTCACCAAGCTCAGCAATAAACAATACCTGCTCATCAGTTTATTAGAAGCACCTATATTAGCAATATTGTTAGGCTTCTTTACCAAATATATAAGTGGTAATGGGGGAAATCCCGATGCCTATGTTTTTATGGAAAACAACAATATTCCGGCTTATATTTTTATGGCTGTGGTAGTAGCCTTGTTCCTGGGACTTTCCTTATCTGCCGAAGAAATAATCAAAGACAGAAAACATTTAAAGCGGGAGTCTTTTTTGGGATTGAGCCAAAAAAGTTATCTGCATTCAAAAATAGGTCTGCTGTTTTTTATGTCGGCCATTCAAATGCTTTCTTTTGTTTTAATTGCTAATTATATTCTCGAAATAAAGGGCATGACTTTCCATTATTGGCTCATGCTGTTTAGCACTTCGTGTTTAGCCAATTTATTGGGACTCAACCTTTCCTCGGCTTTAAACTCTGCTATTACCATTTATATTCTGATACCGTTTATCTTAGTGCCGCAACTGCTGTTCAGTGGTGTTATTGTACGCTACCAGGAATTGCACAAGAGCATAACATCCCAGGTTTATGTGCCTCTTATTGGTGATTTGATGACCTCGCGATGGGCTTACGAGGCTCTTGTTGTTCACCAACACAATGCCAATGAGTTTCAAAAGCATTTTGCCGACATGGAGCAAGAGAAAAGTTCGGCAAGCTATTATAAAGATTATTTAATACCCGAGCTGCTTTTAAGCTTGCGTTATTGTAGCGAAAAGTTAAAAAATGCAGATAGAGCCGGGGATTTTGATTTAAATATTGATTTAATTAACAATGGAATTAAAAAATTAACGTTAAATACCGGGCTTTCTTTTACCCACCTTGCAAAATTAAACAAAGCAGAGCTGAGTATTGAAGTATTAAACGACACAAAGGCATATTTGAAGAGGGCAAAACAGGAGCTCATGAATAGAAGAAACGATGCCGCTAAACGAAAAGACATCAAATACCATCAACTGGTAAGTGCATTAGGTGGCGAGGATGCTTTTTATTTATTCCGGCAACAGTACCACAACAAGAGATTGGATGAGTTGGTCACCAATAAAGAGGGTGTGGAAAAAATAATCAGGGTGGGCGAGCAATTTGTGCAACTTAAAGATCCGATATACAAAAGTCCGGATTCAAATTGTGGGCGTGCTCATTTCTATTCCTCTTATAAGCGATTGGGCAACTGGCAAATACCCACTTATTGGTTTAACCTCATGTTTATTTGGCTCAGCTCACTTGTGTTATACCTGGCATTAATAGCTAAGGTATTGAACAAGCTAATTAACGGAAAAAGGAAATGA
- a CDS encoding SiaB family protein kinase: MSENKIILRYQGPIEFKTTEILLQKVKNDLEKNAINKVIKKRVYNIMVECIENVLKHHEVDPCTKIHPYIILEKFRNQYLITAGNLISNDEVSVLKQKLYDAKHKDKASLLKMYENQINKENILLNKGAGLGIITIALKANSNFDYSFSPVNKQSSIYELKVSIPF, translated from the coding sequence ATGTCAGAAAATAAAATCATACTCAGATACCAGGGACCTATAGAATTTAAAACCACCGAAATTCTGCTGCAGAAAGTTAAAAATGACCTGGAGAAAAATGCCATTAATAAGGTGATTAAAAAACGTGTGTACAATATTATGGTAGAATGCATCGAGAATGTTCTTAAACATCACGAAGTGGACCCTTGCACTAAAATTCACCCCTACATAATACTTGAAAAATTCCGGAATCAATATTTAATTACAGCCGGTAACCTTATTTCAAATGATGAAGTAAGTGTTCTAAAACAAAAATTATACGATGCTAAACATAAGGACAAAGCAAGCTTGCTTAAAATGTACGAAAATCAGATTAACAAGGAAAATATACTACTAAATAAAGGAGCCGGATTAGGGATAATAACCATAGCACTTAAGGCCAATAGCAATTTTGACTATAGTTTTAGCCCTGTTAACAAGCAGTCCTCGATATATGAATTAAAAGTAAGCATTCCCTTTTAA
- a CDS encoding DUF1987 domain-containing protein, whose amino-acid sequence MKSLIIDSTANSPKILFDPDTSSFEISGESRPENASVFYKPVMDWIKELETFFTEQDMPVNSPFIFKFRFEYFNSTSAKFILDFCKKLGRLHSLGHPIVVHWHYEEDDEDMLEVGQEMSRMSKFPFELVREAVG is encoded by the coding sequence ATGAAAAGCCTAATAATTGACTCTACTGCTAATTCGCCTAAAATATTATTTGATCCTGATACAAGCAGTTTTGAAATTTCCGGTGAATCCCGACCCGAGAATGCAAGTGTTTTTTATAAGCCTGTAATGGATTGGATTAAAGAGCTGGAGACATTTTTCACTGAGCAGGACATGCCGGTGAATTCTCCATTTATATTTAAATTTAGATTTGAATATTTTAATTCAACTTCGGCTAAGTTTATCCTGGATTTTTGTAAAAAACTGGGTCGACTTCATTCCCTCGGGCACCCTATTGTTGTACACTGGCACTACGAAGAAGATGATGAGGATATGCTAGAGGTCGGTCAGGAAATGTCCAGGATGTCAAAATTCCCCTTCGAGCTGGTTCGTGAAGCGGTAGGGTAG
- a CDS encoding dipeptidase → MKLYFKSIIIAMINLIAIPAMACTSFLVTPGASADGSSMITYAADSHIRYGELYYFEGGEQVPGSYYQCYDRGSHRPLAKVPNPDYLYKVVGYLNEKQVAMGESTFGGRPELVDTTGQIDYGSLMFIALQRSATAREAIQNIAELVEEYGYYSSGESFSISDANEVWIMELIGKGYTPKYDKKTKTTVNADKGAVWVAIRIPDGYISAHANQARITTFPLADGVKSITSKQFNLLNSPSLEVLYSHDVIEVARQKGYFSGQDEAFSFSDAYAPVDFGGARFCEARVWSMFSKVNSDMDQYLDYAMGYDMENKMPLYIRPDRKLSPQDLMHFKRDHLEGTAFDMRKDVGAGEGERPYRWRPLTWEVDGKKYFHERTIATQQTAFSFIAQSRKDLPNMIAGILWFGVDDAASTVYVPMYAGMHKVPKTFAEGFGSIIKYEEDAAFWVFNKVAHLAYLRYNSIYPDIEKAQSILETRFKNYVPAVDKAALELHRKDPELAADFLTDFSVKMGNYTVERWQELYGFLMVKHLDGNLKMEENGVFETNAFGKYPIVKHPKNPDWWYKLILETTGDKFEVIP, encoded by the coding sequence ATGAAGCTATATTTTAAGTCGATAATTATTGCAATGATTAATTTGATCGCCATTCCGGCCATGGCTTGCACCAGTTTTTTAGTTACACCGGGCGCTTCTGCCGATGGTTCTTCCATGATTACATATGCTGCTGATTCACATATTCGCTATGGCGAATTGTATTATTTTGAAGGGGGAGAACAAGTTCCGGGATCATATTATCAGTGTTACGACAGGGGCTCGCATCGACCTTTGGCTAAAGTGCCCAATCCCGATTACCTGTACAAGGTGGTAGGCTACCTTAACGAAAAGCAGGTGGCCATGGGCGAATCTACTTTTGGGGGGCGTCCGGAATTGGTGGATACCACAGGGCAGATCGATTATGGCAGTTTGATGTTTATCGCGCTTCAGCGTTCTGCTACGGCACGTGAGGCAATTCAAAATATAGCCGAACTGGTAGAGGAGTATGGCTATTACAGCAGTGGAGAGTCGTTTTCTATTTCTGATGCCAATGAGGTTTGGATTATGGAGCTGATAGGGAAGGGCTATACCCCGAAGTACGATAAAAAAACAAAAACTACCGTTAATGCTGATAAAGGCGCAGTTTGGGTTGCCATACGTATTCCCGACGGGTATATATCGGCACATGCCAATCAGGCCCGCATCACTACTTTTCCGCTTGCCGATGGAGTGAAATCCATTACTTCAAAGCAATTTAACCTGTTGAACTCGCCCTCGCTCGAAGTGCTGTATTCGCATGATGTGATTGAGGTGGCCCGACAAAAAGGTTATTTCTCAGGCCAGGATGAAGCCTTCAGTTTTTCGGATGCGTATGCACCGGTGGATTTTGGCGGCGCACGCTTCTGTGAAGCACGCGTTTGGAGTATGTTTAGCAAGGTGAACAGTGATATGGATCAATACCTGGATTATGCCATGGGTTACGACATGGAAAACAAGATGCCGCTGTATATCCGTCCCGACCGCAAGCTTAGCCCCCAGGATTTGATGCACTTTAAGCGCGATCATCTTGAAGGAACAGCGTTTGATATGCGTAAAGATGTTGGCGCCGGAGAAGGCGAACGTCCATACCGCTGGCGCCCCCTGACCTGGGAAGTGGATGGCAAAAAGTATTTTCACGAGCGGACAATTGCCACCCAGCAAACGGCTTTTTCGTTTATTGCGCAAAGCCGCAAAGACCTGCCCAACATGATTGCGGGGATTTTATGGTTTGGGGTGGACGATGCAGCTTCTACAGTGTATGTACCCATGTATGCCGGCATGCACAAGGTGCCGAAAACCTTTGCCGAAGGCTTTGGAAGCATTATTAAATATGAAGAGGATGCTGCTTTTTGGGTGTTCAATAAGGTGGCGCACCTGGCTTATCTGCGATACAATAGCATCTATCCGGATATTGAAAAAGCACAAAGCATTTTGGAGACGCGCTTTAAAAATTACGTGCCGGCGGTGGACAAGGCAGCACTCGAACTGCACCGGAAAGACCCCGAGCTGGCAGCTGATTTCCTGACTGATTTTTCGGTTAAAATGGGTAATTACACAGTGGAGCGATGGCAGGAGCTCTACGGCTTTTTGATGGTAAAGCATTTGGATGGCAATTTGAAAATGGAGGAGAATGGGGTGTTTGAGACCAATGCGTTTGGAAAATACCCCATTGTTAAACATCCTAAAAATCCCGACTGGTGGTATAAGCTAATTCTGGAAACTACGGGCGATAAGTTTGAAGTTATTCCTTAA
- a CDS encoding TolC family protein → MMALKQLYKTSIAALLWLMAGAATIHAQQVTTGLEVAATELSLQECREMALQNNIESNIAKEQINAAAYQVAAYRANYLPNISATGLYLYNDATLSKNIEGGQLPTFMPSDGAGGVAPNGGFAFMPDIPLELELSGTYNASVKVEQAIYTGGKVTAAYKMAQKGHEIAQANEKLSEVQVIVLCDEAYWNCVKVKALIKSAVQYKETLQELQRMVQEAVDAGMKHRKDILSVQVKMNEAELNLARAQNGYQLAVMNLNHIIGLPLSQSTKVADSFEVDTAIDLMPESPGATNNIDITLRPEYKLLTKQVEMKEQEVNLVRSDFLPNVGVMGAYGYTNGLKLNGEKLINSSSFSALLSVNIPIFNWAEGRNKVKGAKLQSTIAQMQLHDSQQRMTLEATKSINELNEAQLEVILTAKSVEQALENMEMSKDRYENGMETLADYMEAQAMWQNAMSMHIGAKAALNLAKTKYLKATGKL, encoded by the coding sequence ATGATGGCATTAAAACAACTATACAAAACCTCCATTGCTGCACTGTTATGGTTAATGGCCGGTGCCGCAACGATCCATGCCCAACAAGTGACCACCGGGTTAGAGGTCGCCGCGACAGAACTATCGTTGCAAGAGTGCAGGGAGATGGCCTTACAAAACAACATAGAAAGCAACATTGCCAAAGAGCAGATAAATGCTGCCGCCTACCAGGTAGCGGCCTATAGAGCGAATTATTTGCCCAATATATCGGCAACAGGGCTTTATTTGTACAACGATGCTACTTTAAGCAAAAATATAGAAGGAGGGCAGTTGCCAACCTTTATGCCATCGGATGGTGCAGGGGGAGTGGCACCCAACGGTGGCTTTGCTTTTATGCCCGACATTCCGCTGGAGTTGGAGCTGAGTGGTACGTACAATGCCTCGGTAAAAGTAGAACAAGCCATTTACACGGGTGGAAAGGTAACTGCGGCCTATAAAATGGCGCAAAAAGGGCATGAAATAGCTCAGGCAAACGAAAAATTATCGGAAGTGCAAGTAATTGTACTGTGCGATGAGGCCTATTGGAACTGCGTAAAAGTAAAAGCCCTTATTAAGAGTGCCGTACAATACAAGGAAACCTTGCAAGAGCTGCAACGAATGGTGCAGGAGGCCGTGGATGCCGGCATGAAGCACAGGAAAGATATCTTATCGGTTCAGGTGAAAATGAACGAAGCGGAACTCAACCTGGCACGTGCCCAAAATGGCTACCAGTTAGCTGTTATGAACCTGAACCATATAATTGGCTTGCCACTGAGCCAATCTACCAAAGTGGCGGATAGCTTCGAAGTGGATACAGCCATCGATCTTATGCCCGAATCGCCGGGCGCAACCAATAACATTGACATTACTTTGCGCCCGGAATACAAGCTACTCACGAAACAAGTAGAGATGAAAGAGCAAGAAGTAAATCTGGTGAGAAGCGATTTCTTGCCCAATGTAGGAGTAATGGGGGCTTATGGTTATACAAACGGACTAAAACTAAATGGCGAAAAGCTTATAAACAGTAGTAGTTTCTCTGCTTTACTATCGGTTAATATTCCTATTTTTAATTGGGCTGAGGGCCGAAACAAAGTAAAAGGGGCAAAATTACAGAGTACAATTGCCCAAATGCAGCTGCACGATTCGCAACAAAGGATGACGCTGGAAGCTACCAAATCGATTAACGAACTGAACGAGGCACAACTGGAAGTGATACTTACTGCTAAGTCGGTGGAACAAGCACTTGAAAACATGGAAATGAGCAAAGACAGATACGAGAATGGTATGGAAACACTGGCCGACTATATGGAGGCGCAAGCCATGTGGCAAAATGCCATGAGCATGCATATTGGGGCTAAAGCAGCGCTCAACCTGGCAAAAACTAAGTATCTGAAAGCGACCGGTAAACTTTAG